Proteins co-encoded in one Buchnera aphidicola (Pseudoregma panicola) genomic window:
- a CDS encoding TIGR00645 family protein — MEKIIANIIYASRWLMFPVYIGLSFGFILLTLKFFQQVIFVIPEIFKMSESGLVLIVLSLIDIALVGGLLVMVMFSGYENFIMKMEEVKENKNRLSWMGTMDVNSIKNKVASSIVAISSVHLLRIFMNAEKILDNKIMWYVIIHITFIISAFGMSYIDKMSKKKYNS, encoded by the coding sequence TATAATATATGCATCAAGATGGTTAATGTTCCCTGTATATATTGGTTTATCTTTTGGATTTATTTTGTTAACTTTAAAATTTTTTCAGCAAGTTATTTTTGTAATTCCAGAAATTTTTAAAATGTCAGAATCTGGACTAGTTTTAATAGTGTTATCTTTAATAGATATAGCATTGGTAGGAGGATTATTAGTAATGGTAATGTTTTCTGGATATGAAAATTTTATTATGAAAATGGAAGAAGTAAAAGAAAATAAAAACAGGTTAAGTTGGATGGGTACAATGGATGTAAATTCAATAAAAAATAAAGTAGCTTCTTCTATAGTAGCTATATCTTCAGTTCATCTTTTAAGAATATTTATGAATGCAGAAAAAATTTTAGATAATAAAATAATGTGGTATGTAATAATACATATTACTTTTATAATATCTGCTTTTGGAATGTCTTATATAGATAAAATGAGTAAAAAAAAGTATAATAGTTAA